GTCCCCGGGGACATTGGCACGGCTCCCATGACACCAGGAAAAGGCACTTCTAAGGTAAAGAGGCACTTAAAAGGCTCGTGTTTAGGGTGGAACAAACCAGGTTTAATCTCTGGAAAGGTGAAGGAAAACCCAAAAGGATCCTGGGGGGCTGTCCCCGGGCAGGATGACGGAGACACGGGGGTGGGGGAGTCACAGCACCCACCAGGGACCGAAGTGTGAAGTAAAAACGCAGCATTTTCAGTgatcacagagcagaaatgcaaCTTTCCACCCCGAAAAACGTGTCTTTCCGCCCCAAATATCCACGTGAGTGCGGCCTCGGAGAGGCTTGGAGTAAAAAGTGAGCTACAAAAGGCTTTAAAAAGTGAACCTGTCCCCAAATAAATAAACCCCTGACTCGTGCCCGTGCCGTGCGCCGGTGCCTGGGGGTCCCTCGTGCTGGGGGTGTCACCAGCACCCTTCACCCACCTCCCCCTCCCACTGTGGGGCTGCTGTCCTGCGAGGGGCCACCTGGAAAAGTGCTGGAATGCTTTtggctgtgccccagccctgtgggGGACTCCTTCCTGGAGCCCTGTGGGGTGTGATGtcctcagggctgggctggagccagagcacagtgtccccaagccttgCCTGAAGGGGACAGGgacctttcccagcagctggtgggAGATGGGAGAGGGCGAGCAGTGCCTTCCTGTCCATCAGGACCTGCCCAGACCCCGCACGGGGACATGATTTGGGGCCCTCCACGCCCTGTGTGGTGCCACTGCCAGCTCCCCGCTGTCCCCAACACCGGCCAGGGCCAGAGCCCAGTCCCACGTCCCCGTGGCAGCGAGGGGACCCACCGGCCGGTGCCGCTACGTGCCCAGGGACAGGAATGTGACGTTGCCCTCCGTGTCCAGGCACAGCCCTTGGCTGTCCTCGGGCCCTGGCACGGAGCACCCGCCGCCACCGTCCTTGGGCAGCGTCCCCTCCAGCGCCCGCCGGTTGTCCACGTCCCTGGGGCGGGGCAGGGGCGAGTcccgctccccggggccgggggaCAAGCGCCTGGTGTCGGCCGACTCCGAGTCGTCCGTGCCCGGTGTCTTGGAGCCGCTGTTGTCCTCGTCCAAGGGGCTCTCAGGCCCCTCCAGCTCCGTGTCCGactcaccctcctcctcctcctccagggtCAGCTCGAACTGGAACTTGTCGGTGTTGGCGGGGGACGCGCCGGGTGCCTCGGGCGGAGGGGACGGGCTGCGCCGGATCATGCTCTGGTACCACTCCCGGTTGTCCTCCAGCGTGTCCAGGAGCTCCTGGGCGTCGGGGTGCACCAGGTCGGCCCATGTCTCCCACAGCGGGTGGGCGATGAAGTCGATGAAGCCCACCttgaggggggggaaaggaggcagagctgagcccccggcccagccctgcacaccccCACCCCGTCCCCAGGCCGCCACCCCACCTGGGACTTCTCCACGGAGGCGGTGTGCTTGTCACACATGGGGCTGATCTCCATCCCCTTCTCCCGCTCCCGGTCTCCCTGGCGGAAGAACTCCACCATGATGCGGTCGGTCCACTGCCGGTACAGCTCCAGGGGCTTCGTGGGGTTGCTGAGGTCGGCGCAGTGCACCATGCTCTGCAGGACCTGTGGGCACAGCCACGGTGTCCTTTGTCCCCCAGGACCACCCCCACACTGTGCCAGGAACCCTTGGCCATGCCCGGCTGTGGTTGGGAGCCACCAGGCAGGatgtcccagcagcccagagcaaTGCCCAACATTGTGCCAGGAAGGATTCCCAGCCgtgtccccctgcccacctGGATCCGGTCAGAGTAGttgtccagcagcagcacccccagGCTGGTCACCTTCTTGGTCTCCACCATGGTCTTCAGATCCGCCAGCAGGTTCATGTGCTTGGACATGTCCGTGGCCAACACCTGGGCAGGGCAAGCCGGGAACGAGGCTCAGCCTGACACTCcccccagcctggaccccccaCCCTGGGGTGGTCCAGCCCCCCTCGTACCATGTCGATGACCATTTTTCGGAGCGTCTGCCTctgcttcctgctcaggttCTGGAAGATGTCGCAGTTCTCCTCCTGGAGGAGCTTGAAGCCCACGGCCAGGTGGTGGTTCTCCAGCACCGAGGCGTCGTTGTACATCAGCGCCAGCTCCGAGTCTGTGAGAGGGCACCGGTCACCCTGGGGAGACCCCAGGTGGGGTCCTccacaccctcccagctccatccctgttccccAACTCACTGGTGTTGATGAGGAACTGGTTGGAGACGCCGGGGTGGTCGACGTCGTGGATGGCGCTGGCGAAGATGGCAGCCATGATCTCCAGGTCCGTGAAGACAGCCTGGGAATGGTGGGAGAAGGAGTTGCGGGCGTCTCACAACCCTGCCAGGCACACCTGGTGGCCTCAGGAGACCAATAATCACCTCCAGGGCAGGCGTGGAGAGGAGGACGTGGGTGGACTGCGCCACGTCGGCGGCGTGGAGGTTGTTGTGATAGGCCACGTCGGCGTGGTAATGGTCCTCCAGCGTCAGCATGTAGGTGATGAAGGTGTTGACGGGGATGCGGAAGGTCTTCATCAGGTCACGCTCCTGCAGGGAGGCGGGAGGTGGCTCGTCCCCATCCGGGCACGGGGACAGGGCCATCCCAGCGGGATGCTCACCTGGAAGATGCTGTACATGATGACGGTCAGCGGGCGGTTCCCCGAGTACTCGGCGACTTTAAACACGTTGAGCCCCCACTTGTTGGtgtcctccagctcctggggaCCAGAGGGACGGAGGTCCGTGGGGGGCTGGCGCCAGGGACCCTGTGGTTGGGTGGGTCACCCGTGCCAAGCCCACCTTGGCCAGCAGCCCCTCGTGGTCCGTGCGCACCCCGAAGCGGGGGATGCCGGCGGCGgcgaggctggagctgtgcgTGAGCTTCCTGACGCCGCTGATCTGGGACATGGGGCGCTTCCTCCGCTCCTTCTCCTTGTCCTTGGCCAGCGCTGAGGGGATCTCCACCTCGTGCTGCTTGTCTGGGATGGCACCGGGGTGGGCGTGAGCAGGGTGGGAGCCCAAATTCCCCCCCgacaccccctccccagctcgCGCTGATGACGCAGCGCAGGTGACACCGTGATGTCGTGACAATTTGGGGGCTGCGTGGGGGGTGCCCAGCACTTTCCATCACTGCCCTACACGAGCCACCCGCCTGCCAGTGGATCCAAACCCTGCCCTGGACACCCCTCCAGGCCCACAGGGATTTACCCAACAGCCCCAGTGCACCAGTATGCACCAGCATGCACCAGCAAGCACCAGCATGCACCAGCACACCCAGCCAGGACAAAGGGTGTTACAGCCCCAAACAGCAAATCCCACTGGGACACCTGGGAAAgtccccctcccttttccctccatttCATCCCTTCACAAGAAGCAAGCGGGCACAAAGcccaccctgctgccagcagagggGTGACCCCGGTGGTgcccctggggtgggggggtccTCACCCAGGAAGGTTCTGGAGATGTACTCGGAGACCTGGTTCCCGGAGCGGCTCGTCTCCGAGAGGTGCGTCAGCTCCCGGTTCAGCATCCGCTTGAACTGCAGGTGGTGGGCAGAGCTCAGCGGTGTGGGGGGCACAcaggacccccaggaccccctggTGCCCATCTTGGGGGGCTCTGTGATGTGGGGGGCACACAGGACCCCCAGCTGCCCATCCTGGGGGGATCAGTGGTGCAGGGGGCCAGCAGGACCCCCAGCTACCCATCCTGGGGGGATCAGTGGCATGAGGGGCACACAGGACCCCCAGCTGCCCATCCTGGGGGGATCAGTGGTGCAGGGGGCCAGCAGGACCCCCagctgcccagcccagggggttCAGTGGTGCAGGGGGCCAGCAGGACTCCCagctgcccagcccagggggttCAGTAGTGCCAGGGTCCCCACTCCCCCCAGGGTGTCCATGACAGGGCCCCTTACCTTGTTGGAGGCCATCTCGCTGACCGAGTGCCTGGTCTGCAGCGTCTCCAGCTGGTCCAGGCACCaatccagctcctccagggtCTCCCGTGAGAGCTTCTGGTGGGCATCTTCTGCTGGGGGCACCCGCCAGCTTGGCAAGGGACCTGCCGACGGCGCGACCACCCGGCACAGGGGGGCTCGTGCCACCCCAAACCCGGGGGCTCGCCGGCGGGGCGGCTCACGGCCCTCGAGCGGGGCGGCCGGGGGCACGGGGGGACGCGGGGCTCGGGGTCGAGCATCCCTGGGCAGCGGGGCTCGGCCCCATCACACCGTCCCCATGGCGTGGCAGCCCCACGTGCCACAGTGTCCCGTGGGGTGACAgccagccccgggggcagccgggCTCCCGCGGGGCCCCGCTCACCGCCGGGTTTTATTAATGGAAGGTTTGACGTCAACGGGAGCTTTTCCACCGCCGCGAAGGGCGGCCAGGCGGGAGGAGCTGCCGAAAACCAGACATGGATCCCAAAGGGCAAAGCCGcggctctgccctgcctggaGGGGGCTGTATCCCCCCGAGGGCACAGCGGGACCCACcctgagggcacagggacagccccAAAACATCCCCACCGTGGTCCCCCCCTGCACTCACCGGACAGGCTGGCCTTGCTCCCGGAGGgcaggctgctgctggatcCTCGCCTGCGAGACACGGGGGGCTGAGCAAGCAGGACCCCCACAGCGGTGCCCTCGCCCTTGCCATGGGTCGGGGTCTCCCACCCAGGTGAGACCCTCGCCCTCCCCACCCCGCGGCCCACTCACTTGATGCCGGCGCGGTCCTGGAGGTGGGTGAGGTTGCTGCGGACGGTGCGGAGGCTGGCCAGGACCTGGGGGGCGAGAGGGGGCTGGGGCCGGGCCGACGCCCCCCGGGACACACCCCCGGGCGCTGGGCACAGGCCGTGTCCCCTCCcgggcagggcacagggatggcaCCTACCTGGGCGAACGGCGTGACGATCATGTCTTCTCCGTGCCTGCGGGAGCAAAGGGAGCGTGAGCCTGGGGGAGGGCAGTGGGGTCCCGGGGGATGCAGGGAATTGGGGGGACACTCACAGGTCGCTGGCGATGGAGGAGTTGCGGGACATGGCTTTGGGGGACAGGTCATAGTCGCTGTCGGAGCGGTACAGGAAGGACTCACGGCGCTGCCCGTGGGAGAAGGTGCCCTGCAGGACCAGCCCCGGGCTGGCCTGGGGGTCCAGCGTGCCCCGGCCTTGGAGGCCATTCTCCAGGTCAAAGCTGTGAGGGGAGAGGAGTCAAGGCTGGCACGGGGCAAGGTGTGGGGGCATGGCCCGCAGGATGCCACTGGGTTTGCTGGGCTCTCGCTTCCATCGTCCCACTCAGCTGGTTTGGTGGCCCCTGTGGTGACACCGgtcacctcccagcctggccctgccacCTCCTTCACCCAGTGCTGAGAATGGGCACAACTCAGTGCACATGGACCCtctctcagctccctgccagcaaaGCCAGGTTGTCCCATGTCACCCAGGTGGGACAGGCCCCCCTACCCTGaagctcccagctccagagaCCCCGGGAAGggccagctcctgcctgtcccatccccaccctgtccTCAGCACTGTGATCCCAAGTCCTCCAGAGCCCCAAAGCCTTCATCAGCCCTGGCTCGGGGGTGCTGTGTCCCATGGAGGGGACAGTGTCCCAGCCGTGGCACAGAGCCAGGGGACATCGAAGGACAGAAAACGCCACAGAAGCCAAGCCCTGGCCCTTGGGGACACGCTGGTGGCAGCCCGGGGGCACCTCAACCAGAGTCACCTGGCAGCCATGTGTATCCATGGGGGAGACAGGGGACTTAGGGACAGGGGTGGtgaccctgcagtgtccccaagctGGCTGCGGCCGCCTCACCCCCCCCTCCTGCTCCG
The window above is part of the Pseudopipra pipra isolate bDixPip1 chromosome 27, bDixPip1.hap1, whole genome shotgun sequence genome. Proteins encoded here:
- the PDE4C gene encoding 3',5'-cyclic-AMP phosphodiesterase 4C isoform X1, whose protein sequence is MLPTPHPSPGASPAASPRSSPRNSPVLFRKLLMNQSIRLQRRFTVAHPLCFDLENGLQGRGTLDPQASPGLVLQGTFSHGQRRESFLYRSDSDYDLSPKAMSRNSSIASDLHGEDMIVTPFAQVLASLRTVRSNLTHLQDRAGIKRGSSSSLPSGSKASLSEDAHQKLSRETLEELDWCLDQLETLQTRHSVSEMASNKFKRMLNRELTHLSETSRSGNQVSEYISRTFLDKQHEVEIPSALAKDKEKERRKRPMSQISGVRKLTHSSSLAAAGIPRFGVRTDHEGLLAKELEDTNKWGLNVFKVAEYSGNRPLTVIMYSIFQERDLMKTFRIPVNTFITYMLTLEDHYHADVAYHNNLHAADVAQSTHVLLSTPALEAVFTDLEIMAAIFASAIHDVDHPGVSNQFLINTNSELALMYNDASVLENHHLAVGFKLLQEENCDIFQNLSRKQRQTLRKMVIDMVLATDMSKHMNLLADLKTMVETKKVTSLGVLLLDNYSDRIQVLQSMVHCADLSNPTKPLELYRQWTDRIMVEFFRQGDREREKGMEISPMCDKHTASVEKSQVGFIDFIAHPLWETWADLVHPDAQELLDTLEDNREWYQSMIRRSPSPPPEAPGASPANTDKFQFELTLEEEEEGESDTELEGPESPLDEDNSGSKTPGTDDSESADTRRLSPGPGERDSPLPRPRDVDNRRALEGTLPKDGGGGCSVPGPEDSQGLCLDTEGNVTFLSLGT
- the PDE4C gene encoding 3',5'-cyclic-AMP phosphodiesterase 4C isoform X5; the protein is MLPGSRCPSRRHSCICFDLENGLQGRGTLDPQASPGLVLQGTFSHGQRRESFLYRSDSDYDLSPKAMSRNSSIASDLHGEDMIVTPFAQVLASLRTVRSNLTHLQDRAGIKRGSSSSLPSGSKASLSEDAHQKLSRETLEELDWCLDQLETLQTRHSVSEMASNKFKRMLNRELTHLSETSRSGNQVSEYISRTFLDKQHEVEIPSALAKDKEKERRKRPMSQISGVRKLTHSSSLAAAGIPRFGVRTDHEGLLAKELEDTNKWGLNVFKVAEYSGNRPLTVIMYSIFQERDLMKTFRIPVNTFITYMLTLEDHYHADVAYHNNLHAADVAQSTHVLLSTPALEAVFTDLEIMAAIFASAIHDVDHPGVSNQFLINTNSELALMYNDASVLENHHLAVGFKLLQEENCDIFQNLSRKQRQTLRKMVIDMVLATDMSKHMNLLADLKTMVETKKVTSLGVLLLDNYSDRIQVLQSMVHCADLSNPTKPLELYRQWTDRIMVEFFRQGDREREKGMEISPMCDKHTASVEKSQVGFIDFIAHPLWETWADLVHPDAQELLDTLEDNREWYQSMIRRSPSPPPEAPGASPANTDKFQFELTLEEEEEGESDTELEGPESPLDEDNSGSKTPGTDDSESADTRRLSPGPGERDSPLPRPRDVDNRRALEGTLPKDGGGGCSVPGPEDSQGLCLDTEGNVTFLSLGT
- the PDE4C gene encoding 3',5'-cyclic-AMP phosphodiesterase 4C isoform X2 encodes the protein MSRNSSIASDLHGEDMIVTPFAQVLASLRTVRSNLTHLQDRAGIKRGSSSSLPSGSKASLSGPLPSWRVPPAEDAHQKLSRETLEELDWCLDQLETLQTRHSVSEMASNKFKRMLNRELTHLSETSRSGNQVSEYISRTFLDKQHEVEIPSALAKDKEKERRKRPMSQISGVRKLTHSSSLAAAGIPRFGVRTDHEGLLAKELEDTNKWGLNVFKVAEYSGNRPLTVIMYSIFQERDLMKTFRIPVNTFITYMLTLEDHYHADVAYHNNLHAADVAQSTHVLLSTPALEAVFTDLEIMAAIFASAIHDVDHPGVSNQFLINTNSELALMYNDASVLENHHLAVGFKLLQEENCDIFQNLSRKQRQTLRKMVIDMVLATDMSKHMNLLADLKTMVETKKVTSLGVLLLDNYSDRIQVLQSMVHCADLSNPTKPLELYRQWTDRIMVEFFRQGDREREKGMEISPMCDKHTASVEKSQVGFIDFIAHPLWETWADLVHPDAQELLDTLEDNREWYQSMIRRSPSPPPEAPGASPANTDKFQFELTLEEEEEGESDTELEGPESPLDEDNSGSKTPGTDDSESADTRRLSPGPGERDSPLPRPRDVDNRRALEGTLPKDGGGGCSVPGPEDSQGLCLDTEGNVTFLSLGT
- the PDE4C gene encoding 3',5'-cyclic-AMP phosphodiesterase 4C isoform X3; its protein translation is MLPTPHPSPGASPAASPRSSPRNSPVLFRKLLMNQSIRLQRRFTVAHPLCFDLENGLQGRGTLDPQASPGLVLQGTFSHGQRRESFLYRSDSDYDLSPKAMSRNSSIASDLHGEDMIVTPFAQVLASLRTVRSNLTHLQDRAGIKRGSSSSLPSGSKASLSGPLPSWRVPPAEDAHQKLSRETLEELDWCLDQLETLQTRHSVSEMASNKFKRMLNRELTHLSETSRSGNQVSEYISRTFLDKQHEVEIPSALAKDKEKERRKRPMSQISGVRKLTHSSSLAAAGIPRFGVRTDHEGLLAKELEDTNKWGLNVFKVAEYSGNRPLTVIMYSIFQERDLMKTFRIPVNTFITYMLTLEDHYHADVAYHNNLHAADVAQSTHVLLSTPALEAVFTDLEIMAAIFASAIHDVDHPGVSNQFLINTNSELALMYNDASVLENHHLAVGFKLLQEENCDIFQNLSRKQRQTLRKMVIDMVLATDMSKHMNLLADLKTMVETKKVTSLGVLLLDNYSDRIQVLQSMVHCADLSNPTKPLELYRQWTDRIMVEFFRQGDREREKGMEISPMCDKHTASVEKSQVGFIDFIAHPLWETWADLVHPDAQELLDTLEDNREWYQSMIRRSPSPPPEAPGASPANTDKFQFELTLEEEEEGESDTELEGPESPLDEDNSGSKTPGTDDSESADTRRLSPGPGERDSPLPRPRDVDNRRALEGTLPKDGGGGCSVPGPEDSQGLCLDTEGNVTFLSLGT
- the PDE4C gene encoding 3',5'-cyclic-AMP phosphodiesterase 4C isoform X4; protein product: MLPGSRCPSRRHSCICFDLENGLQGRGTLDPQASPGLVLQGTFSHGQRRESFLYRSDSDYDLSPKAMSRNSSIASDLHGEDMIVTPFAQVLASLRTVRSNLTHLQDRAGIKRGSSSSLPSGSKASLSGPLPSWRVPPAEDAHQKLSRETLEELDWCLDQLETLQTRHSVSEMASNKFKRMLNRELTHLSETSRSGNQVSEYISRTFLDKQHEVEIPSALAKDKEKERRKRPMSQISGVRKLTHSSSLAAAGIPRFGVRTDHEGLLAKELEDTNKWGLNVFKVAEYSGNRPLTVIMYSIFQERDLMKTFRIPVNTFITYMLTLEDHYHADVAYHNNLHAADVAQSTHVLLSTPALEAVFTDLEIMAAIFASAIHDVDHPGVSNQFLINTNSELALMYNDASVLENHHLAVGFKLLQEENCDIFQNLSRKQRQTLRKMVIDMVLATDMSKHMNLLADLKTMVETKKVTSLGVLLLDNYSDRIQVLQSMVHCADLSNPTKPLELYRQWTDRIMVEFFRQGDREREKGMEISPMCDKHTASVEKSQVGFIDFIAHPLWETWADLVHPDAQELLDTLEDNREWYQSMIRRSPSPPPEAPGASPANTDKFQFELTLEEEEEGESDTELEGPESPLDEDNSGSKTPGTDDSESADTRRLSPGPGERDSPLPRPRDVDNRRALEGTLPKDGGGGCSVPGPEDSQGLCLDTEGNVTFLSLGT